The genome window GGGCACGGGGAAGCTGGCGAAGCTGGTCTCGAAGCCGGCGTACGGCGTCCCCTTGGCCGCCAACGGGACCAGCGGTGATCCGGCGCCGTTGTCGAAGAGCACCCGCACCGACGGCAGCGCCTCGAAGGCGGACTGAGCGCCTGCCAGCGTCGGCTGCAGCTGGATCGGGTCCGGCGGCAGCGTCATCACGTCGCTCTGCACACCCAGTGCGGTCTGGTAGATCATCGGCGCGAGCGCCTGCAGCACCGTCGCGTTGACCACAGGCGCCTGCCGCGCGACGTAGATCATCAGGAAGTCGTAGAGCCGGGTGAGGGTCGCCGGGTCGAGCGAGTCGATGTGGGCGCCGTTGGTGTAGGTGAACCACTTCTTGTCGGTGCCGGTCATCCGAGCTGCGAGCGACGGGCAGTGCCCGCCGGTCTGCTCGTCCTGCCACTGACAGGCCATGAAGACGGGCACATCGATCCTGTCGACGAACGAGACGGGGTCGAGCGGGTCGGCAGTCTCGGGCTTGTAGGTGCTGTTGGCGTCGATCTTGGCCATGAGGTCGTTGGCCTCGGGGTGCAGCGCCTGGTTGGCGAGACAGGTCTGGTCGCCGCTGGCGATCTGCTCCTCGGCGTACGGCTGTGTGCCCTCGAGTCCCTGCCCTGCCGGCTGTGCCTCCTCCTGTCGCTCGTTGGCCCACCAGACGGCGAAGCCGTCGTTGCGGATGCCGCCGGGGTAGAGCGTCGTGGGCACGGAGTCGATCGTCGAGAGCGGGCTGATCGCTGCCAGGCTCGGGGGCCGGGTCTGCGCCGTGAAGAGCTGGCTGATGCCGCCGTACGAGATGCCGAGCATGCCGACCTTGTGGCCGCGGACCCACGGCTGTCGGGCGATCGTTTCGATGACGTCGTACCCGTCGAGGCTCTGGAGCGGCTCGAAGAAGTCGTAGGCGCCACCGGAGCAGCCGGTGCCACGCATGCTCACGTCGACGACGGCGAAGCCCATCGCGTTGGCCACTGCGGCGATGCCGTTCACCGGCGCGTCCGGTGCGGCGGTGCCGTAGCCGGAGTACTCGATCAACGTGGGGTAGGGCGGCACCCACGAGACCGGGAGGTCCGCCGGCAGGACGGGAAGGCCGGTCGAGCCGGGAAGGTCGAGGATGCCGGCGGGCTGGTTCGGCGGGTGCACGGTCAGCGCGAGCTGCGTGCCGTCGCGGGTGGTGAGGTACTGGTATCCGTCGGAGTTGATCGTCTGGTCGTAGATGCTCGTGTCGGCCGGCGCGGCGTCGATCTGCGACGGCGCCAAGGTGGAGGCGATCGGATCGGAATCGACCGTGAGAGCCGCTGACGTCGTACCGCCTGACGTGACGCGATAGCCGGATCCGGCCGCCACGTCACGGAAGAGGGCACCGCCGAGCTGGTTGGCCGCGCGTGTCTTCACCACGTGTGAGGCGCTGTCGAGCAGAGTCACGGTGGCGCCCGGCGCCAGGCCGGTGACGTACACCTGCTCCACGCTTCCGCGCGCGGAGAACGAGGAGTCGGCGTGCGCCGCCTCGACCGAGATCGAGGTGACCAGCAGGCCGGCCAGAAGGGCGAGTGTGGCGGGGATGGCTCCCCTGCGGAGGCGAGGACTCACATCCAAGGAAACGAGACGATGTGACGCAGGTTACATTCGCCCACGCCGCGTAGCCTCGTCTCATGTCCTCGGAGCCCACGACGCACGCCACGACGGTCGTCGCAGGCAGGTACACCCTTCTCCGTGAGCTCGGGCGCGGCGGCTCCGGCGCCGTCTGGCTCGCACGCGACGAGACACTCGGCCGCGAGGTGGCGATGAAGCGACAGGTCGGTCCAGCGCGCGAGGAGGCGAGGGTCTGGCGGGAGGCGCGGGTCGCGGCACGACTGCAGCACCCGAGCCTCGTCAGCCTCTACGACCTCGCCGAGGATGACGGCGACCTCTGGCTCGTCATGGAGTACGTCGCCGGCCAGACCCTTGCCAGCCTGGTGGCCGACAAGGGCCCCCTCACGGTCGAGGAGGCAGCCCGCATCGCCACTGACATCGTGGCCGGTCTTCGCCATGCCCACGGTCAGGGCATCGTCCACCGCGACGTGAAGCCGTCCAACATCCTGCTCGGTCCGCACGGCGAGGCGAAGCTCGCCGACTTCGGTATCGCCCTGATGTCCGACCAGAGCGCGACCACCACCCTCACCGCGACGGGCACCGTGCACGGCTCCCCCGCCTACCTCGCACCCGAGGTCGCGACCGGCCAGGGGGCCACGGCACAGAGTGACG of Nocardioides sp. Kera G14 contains these proteins:
- a CDS encoding CocE/NonD family hydrolase; the protein is MSPRLRRGAIPATLALLAGLLVTSISVEAAHADSSFSARGSVEQVYVTGLAPGATVTLLDSASHVVKTRAANQLGGALFRDVAAGSGYRVTSGGTTSAALTVDSDPIASTLAPSQIDAAPADTSIYDQTINSDGYQYLTTRDGTQLALTVHPPNQPAGILDLPGSTGLPVLPADLPVSWVPPYPTLIEYSGYGTAAPDAPVNGIAAVANAMGFAVVDVSMRGTGCSGGAYDFFEPLQSLDGYDVIETIARQPWVRGHKVGMLGISYGGISQLFTAQTRPPSLAAISPLSTIDSVPTTLYPGGIRNDGFAVWWANERQEEAQPAGQGLEGTQPYAEEQIASGDQTCLANQALHPEANDLMAKIDANSTYKPETADPLDPVSFVDRIDVPVFMACQWQDEQTGGHCPSLAARMTGTDKKWFTYTNGAHIDSLDPATLTRLYDFLMIYVARQAPVVNATVLQALAPMIYQTALGVQSDVMTLPPDPIQLQPTLAGAQSAFEALPSVRVLFDNGAGSPLVPLAAKGTPYAGFETSFASFPVPGTTARSWYLGPNDALLDNPTSTAGANRYTSDPKAVPGVDFTGNTGSGGLWGDRTQWSWNWKAHPQGNAVSYVSQPLSQDTVVVGAGAVEVWAKSSTPDVDFQATVSEINADGNETFVQNGWMRGSLRALSTDADNVFKTPSTVLNPIPSLREADARPMPSDSYTKVTIPLYYEGHPYRAGTRIKVTISAPNGSQPTWEFDHTEPSTGTSDVTVAFSPDMPSRLVLPVVPGVAVPTGQPECGILRNEPCRTYAHVANAVATVGDVPAGDDSGSSTGGTGTTGGTGNTGNAGGAGHVGAQSSSKATCRGLRATIVGTSGADVLVGTSRRDVIVGGAGNDVIRGRGGNDVICGGRGKDRISGGRGRDRLYGGPGRDRIRQA